A genomic region of Psychrobacter sp. M13 contains the following coding sequences:
- a CDS encoding putative DNA modification/repair radical SAM protein, producing MATINYDRLQGKLNILADAAKYDVSCSSSAGTRKNQGGGLGDASATGICHSYTEDGRCVSLLKILLTNHCIYDCAYCTSRKSNDTPRAAFSVEEVVDLTMQFYRRNYIEGLFLSSGIFKSGDYTMERLVEVAKILRTRERFNGYIHLKTIPGASKELLLEAGLYADRLSVNIEIPTISGLALLAPEKSHDELKAPMETVKTEIITIRESRKTHKKAPKFVPAGQTSQMIVGASNETDLQVIQLSSHFYKEYDLKRVYYSGYVPMLSDSRLPAIGTPVPMIRENRLYQADWLMRFYGFGAHEIVEPDSPFLDLDCDPKLAWAIRHREHFPVNIQTASYEMIVRIPGIGTKTARKIVKARKFNQLTLYHLKKMGAAVNRAKYFIATTGKNEHLSHLTRDNFRQYVLAQTQTKFKDQRSGQLALF from the coding sequence ATGGCAACGATTAATTATGATAGATTACAAGGTAAGCTCAATATTTTAGCCGATGCGGCAAAGTATGATGTCTCTTGCTCCTCCTCCGCTGGTACCCGCAAAAATCAGGGCGGTGGCCTTGGTGATGCCTCAGCTACTGGTATTTGCCATAGCTATACCGAAGACGGTCGCTGTGTCAGCTTACTCAAAATCCTACTGACCAATCACTGTATCTACGACTGTGCATATTGCACTTCGCGTAAAAGTAACGACACCCCGCGTGCCGCTTTTAGCGTCGAAGAAGTGGTTGATTTAACTATGCAGTTTTATCGTCGTAACTATATCGAAGGCTTATTCTTAAGCTCAGGTATCTTTAAAAGTGGCGATTATACGATGGAGCGTTTGGTTGAGGTGGCAAAGATACTACGCACCCGCGAGCGCTTTAACGGCTATATTCATCTAAAAACTATTCCAGGCGCGTCAAAAGAGCTGCTATTAGAAGCGGGTCTTTATGCTGATCGTTTAAGTGTCAATATTGAAATCCCTACTATATCTGGTCTAGCGCTGCTCGCACCAGAGAAGTCACATGACGAGTTAAAAGCGCCCATGGAAACGGTCAAGACGGAAATCATTACTATCCGTGAGAGCCGTAAAACCCATAAAAAAGCGCCCAAATTCGTGCCAGCAGGTCAGACCAGTCAGATGATCGTCGGCGCGAGTAACGAGACGGATTTGCAAGTGATTCAGCTCTCGAGTCACTTTTATAAAGAGTATGATCTCAAGCGTGTCTATTACTCAGGTTACGTGCCGATGTTATCGGATAGTCGCCTGCCAGCAATTGGTACGCCTGTGCCGATGATTCGCGAAAACCGTCTCTATCAAGCGGATTGGCTCATGCGCTTTTATGGCTTTGGCGCGCATGAGATCGTTGAGCCAGACTCGCCATTTTTGGATTTAGATTGCGATCCTAAGCTAGCTTGGGCGATACGTCATCGCGAGCACTTCCCTGTTAATATTCAGACCGCCTCCTATGAGATGATTGTACGTATTCCTGGTATTGGTACTAAGACGGCAAGAAAGATTGTCAAGGCGCGTAAGTTCAATCAGTTAACGCTATATCATCTAAAGAAAATGGGTGCTGCGGTTAATCGTGCGAAGTACTTTATTGCGACCACAGGCAAGAATGAGCATCTCTCACATTTGACTCGTGATAACTTTCGTCAATATGTGCTCGCGCAAACTCAAACGAAGTTTAAAGATCAACGTAGTGGGCAGTTAGCGTTATTCTAG
- a CDS encoding TIGR03915 family putative DNA repair protein — translation MTQLALKDDFAVGHLTPSILLYEPSFEGWLSAVYQVYERKMQHDESLQLIAENRYIPSLISGATSVITDDEQAQRVLKKLNKLLGRSGMRQILWGFLSEKPNIGTTLFHIVKYAIYYPKRNILEDLGHLDVLELAQTVKSVHREKHRMEAFVRFEHTTDDIYFARVEPDFNVLPIIGEHFRQRYQDQHWAIYDLVRGYGIYYDKSGSTPSRPAELQTITDLDDAVLRNPTSIHSPDEQRYQRFWQGYFTNVNIKERKNTRLHKQHMPQRYWKYLSEKQILPNAEYLQKKR, via the coding sequence ATGACTCAGCTCGCTTTAAAAGACGATTTTGCAGTCGGTCATCTAACACCAAGTATCTTATTATACGAGCCAAGCTTTGAAGGGTGGCTCAGTGCGGTTTATCAAGTATATGAGCGTAAAATGCAGCATGATGAGTCGTTGCAATTAATTGCCGAGAATCGCTATATACCATCTTTGATTAGTGGCGCAACTAGTGTGATTACCGATGATGAGCAAGCGCAGCGGGTACTAAAAAAGCTGAATAAGCTATTAGGGCGCTCAGGCATGCGCCAAATACTTTGGGGCTTTTTGTCGGAGAAACCTAACATTGGCACGACATTATTTCATATCGTCAAATACGCCATTTACTATCCTAAGCGAAATATTCTAGAAGATTTAGGTCATTTGGATGTGTTAGAACTGGCGCAAACGGTCAAATCTGTACATCGTGAAAAGCATCGCATGGAGGCCTTTGTACGCTTTGAGCATACCACTGACGATATTTACTTTGCGCGTGTAGAGCCTGACTTTAATGTGCTGCCTATTATCGGTGAGCATTTTCGTCAGCGCTATCAGGATCAGCATTGGGCGATATATGACTTAGTTCGTGGCTATGGTATCTACTATGATAAATCTGGCAGTACGCCATCGCGACCTGCTGAGCTACAAACTATTACTGATCTTGATGATGCGGTACTACGTAATCCTACCAGCATTCATAGTCCTGATGAGCAGCGTTATCAAAGGTTTTGGCAGGGGTACTTTACTAATGTCAATATTAAAGAGCGCAAAAATACACGCCTGCATAAGCAGCATATGCCGCAGCGCTATTGGAAGTACCTTAGCGAAAAGCAAATCCTACCTAATGCTGAGTACCTACAAAAGAAACGTTAA
- a CDS encoding glycosyltransferase, translating into MIVMRLLSSLKHDESERGIFHLGRALVKKDHTSIIISSADNDNELVKRLEREGNLYHQLYMNKKSWAALLQIIPLRHLIEKYNPDVIHVHSRTPAWILHLALRRARVKRLPKIVSTMYGFYPINKYSQALLDVDTIITVSDSVTNYLTKGLRREEMGRKVIKRIYRGVDTRRYPYRHNPSVYWLRRTFAEFPELEHKKWLVFPTVIGNEYGQEWLIDILGNLQEQFPLIHAIIMDEDYREGDVAHEDFRQRMNALGLGERVTYVGSKRNDMREWLSAANIVMALANQPESIGINALQAIHLGTPVVGWDQAAFSEILQPLYPQGLVKKYNAQALCKAVRNQLEGVTRPEMTNQFTMREMIDETIKVYQKLYEEALSEEQARLDAYTTSKIKKHLKAAAKPFSKVSDHFISNEDIRPNDKLKGDAKVSLVKQKAVKKALNRDLK; encoded by the coding sequence ATGATAGTGATGCGCCTGTTATCCTCCCTAAAACATGATGAGTCCGAACGGGGCATCTTTCATCTTGGCCGTGCTTTGGTCAAAAAAGATCATACGTCAATTATCATCTCCAGCGCGGATAATGATAATGAGCTGGTTAAGCGCTTGGAGCGTGAGGGTAACCTGTATCATCAGCTGTATATGAATAAAAAGTCATGGGCCGCGTTATTACAGATTATTCCTTTACGTCATCTTATTGAAAAATACAATCCTGATGTGATTCATGTGCATTCGCGTACACCCGCTTGGATCTTGCATTTAGCACTACGCCGCGCACGCGTCAAACGTCTGCCCAAGATAGTCTCGACGATGTATGGGTTTTATCCGATTAATAAATACTCACAAGCCCTACTCGATGTCGACACAATTATTACTGTCTCTGATAGTGTGACTAATTACCTAACCAAGGGCTTGCGCCGTGAAGAGATGGGTCGCAAAGTCATCAAGCGTATTTATCGCGGTGTCGACACCCGCCGTTACCCTTATCGACATAATCCATCAGTGTATTGGCTAAGGCGTACCTTTGCAGAATTCCCTGAGCTTGAGCATAAAAAGTGGCTCGTATTTCCAACCGTTATCGGCAATGAATACGGTCAAGAGTGGCTGATCGACATCTTGGGCAATTTGCAAGAGCAGTTCCCCCTGATTCATGCAATTATTATGGATGAGGATTATAGAGAAGGCGATGTAGCACATGAGGACTTTCGCCAACGTATGAATGCGCTTGGATTAGGTGAGCGGGTGACGTATGTCGGCAGCAAGCGTAATGATATGCGCGAATGGCTATCAGCGGCCAATATCGTTATGGCACTAGCCAATCAGCCTGAGTCCATCGGTATTAATGCTCTGCAAGCTATTCACTTAGGCACGCCCGTTGTCGGCTGGGATCAAGCCGCTTTTAGTGAAATTTTGCAGCCACTATATCCGCAAGGGTTAGTCAAAAAATACAATGCACAAGCACTATGTAAAGCGGTTAGAAACCAATTAGAAGGCGTGACCCGTCCTGAGATGACAAATCAATTTACCATGCGTGAGATGATTGATGAGACCATAAAAGTTTATCAAAAATTGTATGAAGAAGCGCTAAGTGAAGAGCAGGCCCGTCTGGACGCTTATACGACAAGCAAAATTAAAAAGCATCTTAAAGCCGCTGCTAAACCCTTTAGTAAAGTGTCAGATCATTTTATTAGTAATGAAGATATCAGACCCAATGACAAGCTCAAAGGCGATGCTAAGGTATCACTTGTAAAACAAAAAGCTGTCAAAAAAGCATTAAATCGAGACCTGAAATAA
- a CDS encoding cupin domain-containing protein — MPVKNTPNVSQADEPKSASVKEQMLADSYQNQLNEQQLDEQIEEDIGQKINQLRLTKGFSQRKLARLAGVTNTSISAIERNKVSPAINTLKAILTVLDSDLSTFFSDEWQERKARVVVTPKDLIEISEPNSQVSIKQVFNGSPTKNLGFLIEEYQPNSSTEDRISHEGEEIGTVIEGKILIRINEVTYLLNEGDSYVINTSHPHTFLNPSNGITRIVSAHSPATF; from the coding sequence ATGCCAGTCAAAAACACTCCTAATGTTTCTCAAGCCGATGAGCCTAAGTCAGCGTCGGTTAAAGAGCAGATGTTAGCTGATTCGTATCAAAATCAGCTAAACGAGCAACAGCTAGATGAGCAAATAGAAGAAGACATTGGCCAAAAGATAAATCAGCTACGGCTGACGAAAGGATTTTCGCAAAGGAAATTAGCACGGCTAGCTGGCGTCACTAATACCTCGATAAGTGCTATAGAACGCAATAAAGTGAGCCCAGCGATCAACACCCTAAAGGCGATCTTGACGGTATTGGACTCTGATCTTAGCACCTTTTTTAGTGATGAGTGGCAGGAGCGCAAGGCAAGAGTGGTCGTGACCCCTAAAGATTTGATTGAGATCAGTGAGCCTAATAGTCAGGTTTCAATCAAGCAGGTTTTTAATGGCAGTCCTACCAAGAATTTAGGATTTTTGATTGAAGAGTATCAGCCCAATAGTTCAACTGAGGATCGAATATCTCATGAAGGCGAGGAGATTGGCACGGTGATCGAAGGTAAGATTTTGATTCGTATTAATGAGGTGACTTACTTATTAAACGAGGGCGACAGCTATGTTATTAACACCAGTCATCCGCATACCTTTTTAAACCCTAGCAACGGCATTACCCGTATCGTTAGCGCCCATTCACCAGCAACATTCTAA
- a CDS encoding gamma-glutamyl-gamma-aminobutyrate hydrolase family protein, with the protein MLIIRPIIAIVSCHKMVDGQPAQAVYQKYIDAVQHYGGNPILLPYTAAESVNLEALMTVVDGILLTGSYSNVAPMRYGASHSEEKQDVNRDALSFKLLASAERSGMPLLAVCRGLQEMNVYFDGTLHPDWREVEGFYEPHLEDSTAPLEVQYQPVHDVLIQPDGRLATFGDEWHVNSLHKQAINEVGKGLFVEALARDGLVEAISLMKHPFMIGVQWHPELNYAKDDLSKFLFTEFIHYASQKHS; encoded by the coding sequence ATGCTTATTATCAGACCTATAATCGCCATCGTATCTTGTCATAAAATGGTCGATGGTCAGCCAGCACAAGCGGTGTATCAAAAGTATATCGATGCCGTACAGCACTATGGTGGCAACCCGATATTACTACCCTATACTGCTGCTGAGAGCGTGAACCTTGAGGCGCTGATGACAGTAGTAGATGGTATTTTATTGACAGGCAGCTATAGCAATGTCGCGCCCATGCGTTATGGTGCGTCGCATAGTGAAGAAAAGCAGGACGTGAATCGTGATGCGCTTAGCTTTAAGTTATTGGCTTCTGCTGAGCGATCAGGTATGCCTCTATTAGCAGTGTGCCGAGGACTACAAGAGATGAATGTCTATTTTGACGGAACTCTACATCCTGATTGGCGTGAGGTTGAAGGATTTTATGAGCCGCATCTAGAGGACAGTACTGCGCCATTAGAGGTGCAATATCAGCCTGTTCATGACGTGCTTATTCAACCTGATGGTAGATTGGCTACTTTTGGCGACGAGTGGCATGTAAATTCTTTGCACAAACAGGCCATTAATGAGGTCGGCAAAGGATTGTTCGTAGAAGCGCTGGCACGTGATGGATTGGTTGAGGCTATCAGCTTAATGAAACATCCGTTTATGATTGGTGTACAATGGCATCCTGAGCTAAATTATGCGAAAGATGACTTATCCAAATTTTTGTTTACGGAATTTATTCACTATGCCAGTCAAAAACACTCCTAA
- a CDS encoding glutamine synthetase family protein: MTAANGMVESANNTEYVYIAAGDINGLLRGKRIPFDQMDKAQNGGVRLPLSILGVDIWGADVIESSQCNGDIDALVRPTGRAAFKLLNTSAPSSLLPVWLYTEDDEPYYGDARHVLDFISKKFKALGLTPVMATELEFYLVDYVEGETPKPPIRPKSGLRLNKTSILSITDLLQFDEFLDGVYTECKKLDIPADAALAENGCGQFEINLLHVDDPLKAADDAILFKQVVKSVATRHGLTATFMAKPFGLQSGNGFHVHCSLLDKDGNNIFDDGSDAGSDTLRHAVAGLLKTMADCTLLFAPHVNSYRRFTPGTLAPNNISWGYENRTAAVRIPGGDTKARRIEHRVSGADANPYLVCSAVLAGMLYGIENKLEAPEPINSITYDDTDLKTLPLDWLSAIREFENSDVINELFPNEMIELLIAVKKQEAKRFAQQVTNLEYRTYLQDV; encoded by the coding sequence ATGACAGCAGCCAATGGAATGGTCGAATCTGCAAACAATACTGAGTACGTATATATTGCAGCAGGTGATATCAACGGTTTACTACGCGGCAAACGCATCCCGTTTGATCAGATGGACAAGGCTCAAAATGGCGGCGTACGCTTGCCTTTATCTATTTTAGGCGTTGATATTTGGGGCGCGGATGTCATTGAATCCTCACAATGCAATGGTGACATTGATGCTCTTGTCCGTCCTACTGGACGCGCCGCTTTTAAGTTGTTAAATACCAGTGCCCCATCATCGCTTCTACCAGTCTGGTTATATACCGAAGACGATGAACCTTACTATGGTGACGCCAGACACGTATTGGACTTTATCAGTAAAAAATTCAAAGCACTTGGTTTGACACCAGTTATGGCAACTGAGCTTGAGTTTTATTTGGTGGATTATGTGGAGGGAGAAACTCCTAAACCGCCTATTCGTCCAAAAAGTGGCCTTAGATTAAACAAAACCTCTATTTTAAGTATCACCGATTTGCTACAGTTCGATGAGTTTTTAGATGGCGTTTACACAGAATGTAAAAAACTAGATATCCCTGCTGATGCCGCTTTGGCAGAAAACGGCTGTGGTCAGTTTGAGATTAATCTGTTGCATGTCGATGATCCGCTTAAAGCGGCAGATGACGCTATTTTATTTAAGCAAGTGGTCAAGTCTGTAGCGACGCGTCACGGATTGACGGCAACCTTTATGGCAAAGCCGTTTGGCTTACAGTCCGGCAACGGCTTTCATGTGCACTGTAGTTTGCTCGATAAAGATGGCAATAACATCTTTGATGATGGTAGCGATGCAGGTTCTGATACCTTACGTCACGCAGTCGCCGGATTGCTCAAGACTATGGCAGATTGCACGCTATTATTTGCACCTCATGTCAACTCTTATCGCCGCTTCACTCCAGGCACGCTTGCTCCTAATAACATCTCATGGGGCTATGAGAACCGTACGGCAGCGGTACGTATCCCTGGTGGCGATACCAAAGCACGCCGTATCGAGCACCGTGTATCTGGGGCAGACGCCAACCCTTATCTGGTCTGTAGCGCGGTATTAGCCGGTATGCTCTACGGTATAGAAAACAAACTCGAAGCACCTGAGCCGATCAATAGCATCACTTATGATGATACCGATCTAAAAACTTTACCTTTAGACTGGCTGTCGGCAATTCGAGAGTTTGAAAATAGCGATGTGATTAATGAGTTATTCCCAAATGAGATGATCGAGCTGTTAATTGCCGTCAAAAAGCAAGAAGCCAAACGTTTTGCTCAGCAAGTTACTAATCTTGAATATCGTACTTATTTACAGGATGTCTAA
- a CDS encoding FAD-binding oxidoreductase — protein MSNTTLPNDASANNNRRNIPHYSDKGQYPDSYYAASRNPKPDRPTLKNDIQAEICVVGGGYSGLSAGLHLIETGHEVVILEGAQIGWGASGRNGGQIVNGLNASLQKIKKSYGQQNADFVSQLVTRGGKIMRRFIRDYDIKCDLKEKNIFAAFNTSQLKDLQDTHNLWESYGMHEREMLDKDSIQQYINTDAYIGGIIDHSGGHIHPLNLALGEATAIEQGGGTIYENTLVVDIEYADDSIKVITEFGTVTCKQAVLCGNAYLNKVIPKLTDRVMPVSTQIIATEPLGDLADELIPSDVCVEDVRYILDYYRLSADKRMLFGGGSVYGGQDPADIANKIKPNMYKIFPQLRDFKVDYAWSGNFALSFSRVPQLGKLHERVYFAHGYSGHGVTGSHLFGQILADAINGKKDEFDAFALIPWIPFPGGRALRVPYSVMGSWWYSLKDSTGM, from the coding sequence ATGTCAAATACCACTTTACCTAACGACGCGTCGGCCAATAACAACCGCCGCAATATTCCTCATTATTCAGATAAGGGACAGTATCCTGACAGTTACTATGCGGCTAGTCGCAATCCTAAGCCTGATAGACCAACATTAAAAAACGATATTCAGGCTGAAATCTGTGTAGTTGGTGGTGGCTATAGCGGGTTATCAGCTGGGCTACACCTTATAGAGACCGGTCACGAAGTCGTCATTTTAGAAGGTGCACAGATTGGTTGGGGCGCCTCAGGGCGCAATGGCGGGCAGATCGTCAATGGCCTAAATGCCAGCTTGCAAAAAATCAAAAAGTCTTATGGTCAACAAAACGCTGATTTTGTCAGTCAACTGGTCACGCGCGGCGGCAAGATTATGCGCCGATTTATCCGTGATTACGATATTAAGTGTGACCTAAAAGAGAAAAATATATTTGCCGCTTTTAATACCAGCCAGCTAAAGGATCTGCAAGACACCCACAACTTGTGGGAGAGCTATGGTATGCATGAGCGCGAAATGTTAGATAAAGACAGCATCCAGCAGTACATCAATACCGATGCCTATATTGGCGGCATCATTGATCACTCAGGTGGGCACATTCATCCATTAAACCTAGCGCTTGGCGAGGCGACTGCTATTGAGCAAGGTGGCGGCACTATTTATGAAAACACGCTTGTCGTTGATATCGAATACGCGGATGACTCTATCAAAGTTATTACCGAATTTGGCACGGTCACCTGTAAGCAAGCGGTACTATGTGGCAATGCATATTTGAACAAAGTGATCCCTAAGCTTACCGATCGGGTCATGCCCGTCTCTACCCAAATTATCGCCACTGAACCATTGGGTGATCTAGCGGATGAGCTAATTCCATCGGATGTTTGTGTTGAGGATGTACGCTATATCCTAGATTACTATCGTCTGTCAGCGGACAAGCGTATGCTGTTTGGTGGTGGCTCTGTGTACGGTGGCCAAGATCCTGCCGATATCGCTAATAAAATCAAACCCAACATGTATAAAATATTCCCGCAGCTGCGCGACTTCAAAGTCGACTATGCTTGGAGCGGCAACTTTGCCTTATCTTTTTCGCGCGTGCCGCAGTTAGGTAAGTTACATGAGCGAGTTTATTTTGCGCATGGCTATAGCGGGCATGGTGTGACAGGCTCTCATCTGTTTGGACAGATATTGGCTGACGCTATCAATGGTAAAAAGGATGAGTTTGACGCTTTTGCGCTGATTCCATGGATACCTTTTCCTGGTGGGCGCGCCTTGAGAGTACCGTATTCGGTAATGGGCTCATGGTGGTATTCGCTGAAGGACAGTACTGGTATGTAA